The genomic region TGCTCCTCGTCTCTGTAATAAAAGGGGAGAAACAAGCCACAGTGATTCAAACCTTTTTGGAAGGAcaaaagtggaaaacacaAAGTCTAGAAACTTTTCCCTGACGCTGACGGTGTTGGCCCCACAGAATCGTAACAAAACTTCCAGCTCTGCATATTGGTAACGTTTCTGACTTGATTTCCAATTAAAACCCTTTTATGCTGCAAATAACCTGAAATCTTTTCtgtattttctattttcattatattGCAGTTTTCAGTTCAaactgtttttctttttcaagaaaacCAAGTATTATAACTATAAATTTCACATAATAAGTTTTACAAATATTATAGAggcaattttgtaatattgatcaaaaaagaaaaagatacatgttaaataattatattagtAACTCAACACATAAGTATCTCTatgcatacatacatatatacatacacatatatatatataataatatcattttttaagtttgatataacattttgaaaaatttttaaactattcaaaaaaatttaaataaatatttatttttaatatatttaattaattttttttatttttaatttaaactaaataaatctATTTGATTAACGATTGATTGCCTGttgtttatttaaatgttacttattattttttatcatatgaTATGgatgtgaaaaataaaatattacgtAATTACATCATAATACTATCTTATCATTTATGATATTATATTCACATGTTACATTAATAGCATATAATATAGAATGATATGTGATGTTTTATCTCAAAATGATCTatcaattattagttataaagatatattttaatcaaaataaaaatataaaaattaattaaacataataaaaaataaaaaattatttatttttaataattaaaaaattaaatgttatgcatcctttctttgaaaattctcatataatattttaataagacAGCAATTACGGGACGTAGGCTCTGAACGGTAAAATTAGCTGGCGGGAAAGAGAGTTTCCTGGTCCCATACAAATGTGGTGGACCGTCAATGGGCTTCCATCTTTTCTGAATGACGATTGTGTCCTTCGTTCGCAACTTCTGCACTCTGCCTCTGTTGGTTCCCAGTTACATTTTGTTGGCTGGTAAATTTATTAgcacaaaatggaaattttccttttctttcttttgtagAACAATTTTGATCAATGCTTTATTTATCTCATTTAGCACTATTAGAAATTAGGGAATCCCTTTTGTGGCCGTACACGTCTGCATGGCACGTGCTGACATGTAGAAAGGTGGGTGTTCGGAGCTATCCGGTGCCTTTAGAGTTTAATACTAAAACCCAATCAATCCCCGTTTGGAAGTATATTAGTGGAATGTATGAGACTGGCTTTCGTGACCAAATTCACCACCTAAAACATTTGGATGTTTCTGCCCATTGGCCGCACCCCTTGGGTGTGCAAATGGAGACACGTGTCACCGTCCACGATGAAGAACGAGACCGAAATACCCAACCCTTATTTTCATTCTCCCGTACATAAGGATGCGAACAAAGGAAAGGTGATTTGGATTTGCAATACGTCGTTGGGAATTTTATTTTCCAAAGCAAAATTCGGGCATTCCATAAATCCCACGCAAAGTAGAATTAGGggtaaaagaaagaaagaaaggagaagcAAAGGTTGGAGCCGCAGCGTTTGGAATGGTGTGAATgtgaacaaagagaaagagaaggaaatgGGCGTTGGGAAACCGAGGGGAGGCAGAAGATGTTTGACACGAAAGTGGACCGTTGAAGGATAAGCAATTTCCAAGAAAGATACGAGAGGGTCCCCCGCAAGACAGAGTTGGGGCCTTGGGGGTTGATGGCggttgtttctttcttcttaaaCTTTTATTCTCCACTAAACTAATCAATCACCCACGAAAATTCCGTGATTTAGTCCACAAATTAAGTAGCCGACAAAGGCAGCAGCCAACCGAAGATTTTCAGGTAAAAGGGTACTCAAGCTTAGTCGTACCCATAATTTGACCTgaggaaagataaataatagaaatatAGAGGCATGAAGGAAGCCGGTTCAGGTTCGGACGGTTCTTAGCCAATTTCTCACAAAGGTAGGgcaagaataattataaacATTATAAACAATGAGTTGTATTACTAGGATAGAAAGAATATCATGTTCCTTGTTCCTTGATATGTCTGATCCGATCCCCACCCTGGAAGAAAACAAGCACACAGGAAAAACAATTTCTCTGGGGAAGGTTTTCCTCTGAAACAAAATCAGAGTCTTTAGCATCATGGGGatctaaaaaggaaaaaaaaaattcacctTTTAACCTTGTGATGACTGATCAACAAAATGGGAAAAACCAAAACTTTAGCCTGTGATGaaaatatgatatgatatgatatgccaGCAGTCAAACAGATGGGGTTGTTTCCTCCAGCCTTAGGACATCCAAATCCGATCACATTCTTCATATTATGAACAGTCTTTCGCAAATGGGTTGCTGGGATCACAACAACCCAGCCTCGAAGAGATTTCTCCGTCTCAAAGTCTCGTCCACGAGTTTGAAAGTTTTCTTCACGAGTTTCTGGTCAAGGGCAGTGGTTCTGTAGATCTTAAAGACCCGATCCACTTGATCAGGGGCTGTGCTTTGAAAATACAACTCCTCGAATTTCATCTTTACAAACCTGAACAGAAGGAGAATGAAAAACGGTCATAGGATGAAAATTCCTTCTCTGCAAGAATGGGAAGATGAATTGCTTACTCATATGCATGCTCAATCTCTTGCTTTCCCGTAGAAACTGGCTGGTAATCTTTGAACCACTCACACACATTTAATGGAACCTACAGGATGTAGAACATCAAAGACCatattgattataaattttcaacatcCAATATATGTATACAGGTCTAGCGGCCTTACTTTTAGAACCTTCTTTTCAAATATGTCAAATTTGTTCAGAAACAGCATGAAGGACGTGTTCTGCACAAAAGAAACAAGTTTTACATTAAGAGAAACTCCAGCTATGAGCAATCCTCAACCTTCTATACACAAAAAGAGCATATATAGCATAAAACCTCAAAGCATGGTTGCTTTAAGACCCAATCAAAGAGTTCTTTTGTCTCCATCATACGGTTCTTTTGTTCATCCTCAAAGAGAGTTTGATCATACCTAAAACACCATAAATTACCAGGTTAAGATATCTGCATTTTGGCACCATGCTCTGATATAGAAACAGAGTTATATTAGGCATACAGACAGAAGGGAATTTACAGAAAGCTAAAGCAATAAGGATCTTACTCGCTAATAGCAACACAAAAGATAACAGCTGTAACTCCTTCAAAAAGATGGATCCATTTCCTTCTCTCATTTCTCTGGCCTCCGACATCAAAGAGTCTATATACTTCACcacttttcttattttccccCACAGGGCTGCAGATGTCATGGACAACATGAGTTACTAATCAATATACCAAACAAAGTAAATGTGGACAGGAATTAATCCTGCATCTATGATGCAACCATCAATTTAAGTCGCCTTACCAAAAATATAATGCGCAAAGATCATGTCAAACATAAACACCTGATTAAGCACCTATTTGAATTTCTCtatataagtatataaatCTGAAATTAGTAAATCAGATATCTAGAAGGCAAGAATACATGCCTGTTTATTATGGCTAACCTAGTTCTTACATTAATGCACATGCAAAGGCAAAGGAAAGAATAGGCAGAAACACAATTCACCTGAACTGGATTTCTACAACACCAGTTGTACGAACTCTTGCATATAGAACATCCTCCTGCAATAGGAAAGTAGATTAGGAAGCAtgtaaaaatttcattttccctGTTTGCTGTATCATGCATGCTAATCTTATCAAGAGGTATTAATTCATTCATATgataattgttttattttttggccATTACATGCTACTACAACTTCCATAAGAAAGAAACATTGCAAATTATAGATACCTTCGTTGGAATATAATTTGCATCAGACAATCTTTgcaaattttccatgaaataATGCGCACAATCTGGAACTTGAAGTTCATTACTGCGAGCATAGGTTTCCTACAAGTACATGGAGTGAATAAGTACTAACACGCTCCATCAAAAATAAACCTTCTTATTTCAACAGATTGAGTAAATTCCCACCCAACCACCGGCCCGAATAAAAAGAACACTAAAAATACAAAACTAAGCAATGGAGCTAGGCACAATCAGCTTATATCTTCTAGATACAGCAGCAGTTACCTGAATTGCAGAATCTTTCCACACAGTTTCTATGTCATGTGCAAGTTCTCTATTTAGACGTGGATAATCCAATCTGCCTCCAATTTCTGATAGTTTCTCTCCAATAACCTGATAGAGAAtggaaattttatgttaaGATTTTGAACAAAGAttagaaaacttaaaaaaaggaagaaaagaatcaCAATGCTCTTTAATAAACTATACAAATACAATGAAGCAGAAAATTGATCACTTCAAACCTTATTTTCACTGGACAAAACATATTTGGAAGAGCATGCATCATTTTGAGCAAATTCCTTTGATCCATCATACAATATCTGTTGAACCACGCAAAGCATAATTTAGAAACATAGATAAAAG from Theobroma cacao cultivar B97-61/B2 chromosome 9, Criollo_cocoa_genome_V2, whole genome shotgun sequence harbors:
- the LOC18588166 gene encoding guanine nucleotide-binding protein alpha-1 subunit codes for the protein MLSTVLENMGLLCSKNRHYTEADAEENAQAAEIERRIEQETKAEKHIQKLLLLGAGESGKSTIFKQIKLLFQTGFDEAELKSYIPVIHANIYQTIKILYDGSKEFAQNDACSSKYVLSSENKVIGEKLSEIGGRLDYPRLNRELAHDIETVWKDSAIQETYARSNELQVPDCAHYFMENLQRLSDANYIPTKEDVLYARVRTTGVVEIQFSPVGENKKSGEVYRLFDVGGQRNERRKWIHLFEGVTAVIFCVAISEYDQTLFEDEQKNRMMETKELFDWVLKQPCFENTSFMLFLNKFDIFEKKVLKVPLNVCEWFKDYQPVSTGKQEIEHAYEFVKMKFEELYFQSTAPDQVDRVFKIYRTTALDQKLVKKTFKLVDETLRRRNLFEAGLL